Proteins encoded by one window of Channa argus isolate prfri chromosome 1, Channa argus male v1.0, whole genome shotgun sequence:
- the LOC137102172 gene encoding salivary glue protein Sgs-3-like: TPSTTVQTTTPSTTVQTKTPSTTVQTTTPSTTVQTTTPSTTVQTTTPSTTVQTTTPSTTVQTTTPSTTVQTTTPSTTVQTTTPSTTVQTKTPSTTVQTTTPSTTVQTTTPSTTVQTTTPSTTVQTTTPSTTVPTTTPSTTVQTTTPSTTAPTTTPSTTVPPTTPSTTVPTTTPSTTVPTTTPSTTVQTTTPSTTAPTTTPSTTVPPTTPSTTVPTTTPSTTTSTGSSAPTASRTSAASASATTSATTKPASSAVINKTSFVLIIAVLTAVLWN, translated from the coding sequence accccctcaactacagttcaaacgacaaccccgtcaactacagttcaaactAAAACCCCttcaactacagttcaaacaacaaccccgtcaactacagttcaaacgacaaccccctcaactacagttcaaacgacaaccccgtcaactacagttcaaacgacaaccccgtcaactacagttcaaacgacaaccccgtcaactacagttcaaacgacaaccccctcaactacagttcaaacgacaaccccgtcaactacagttcaaactAAAACCCCttcaactacagttcaaacaacaaccccgtcaactacagttcaaacgacaaccccctcaactacagttcaaacgacaaccccgtcaactacagttcaaacgacaaccCCGTCAACTACAGTTCCAACGACAACCCcgtcaactacagttcaaacgacaaccCCGTCAACTACAGCTCCAACCACAACCCCGTCAACAACAGTTCCACCGACAACCCCTTCAACTACAGTTCCAACGACAACCCCGTCAACTACAGTTCCAACGACAACCCcgtcaactacagttcaaacgacaaccCCGTCAACTACAGCTCCAACCACAACCCCGTCAACAACAGTTCCACCGACAACCCCTTCAACTACAGTTCCAACGACAACTCCTTCAACAACAACTAGCACTGGTTCTTCAGCCCCAACTGCTTCTAGAACCAGTGCTGCTTCAGCATCAGCCACGACTTCTGCTACAACCAAACCTGCCTCCTCTGCAGTCATCAACAAAACAAGCTTTGTTTTAATCATAGCAGTTTTAACAGCAGTTCTTTGGAATTAA